A genomic segment from Castor canadensis chromosome 1, mCasCan1.hap1v2, whole genome shotgun sequence encodes:
- the Fnbp4 gene encoding formin-binding protein 4 isoform X4 gives MNIDYASRRPAPAPLSFRRWLLALGLAMGKKSRAVPGRRPILQLSPPGPRSSTPGRDPDPELDTEPDSTAAAAPSQSAPATVATTTSPAVPAAAATDDSPSEDEQEVVVEVPKVIPNPPKAVMTTRPTAVRATGGLCLLGAYADSDDDESDVSEKPAQSKEANGNQSADIDSTLANFLAEIDAITAPQPAVSEEASAPPPTPPRPEPKEAATSALSSTTSNGTDSTQTPEWQYDTQCSLAGVGIEMGDWQEVWDENTGCYYYWNTQTNEVTWELPQYLATQVQGLQHYQPSSVTGAEASFVANTDTYTKEKTIPVSSSKSGPVIAKREVKKEVNEGIQALSNNEEERKGVAASLLAPLLPEGIKEEEERWRRKVICKEAEPVSEVKEVSIAAEEAVKPPEVMLDGMEDPSQEDLCSVVQSGESEEEEEQDTLELELVLERKKAELRALEEGDGSVSGSSPRSDTSQPASQDGMRRIMSKRGKWKMFVRATSPESTSRSSSKTGQETPENGETAVGAENSEKIDEHSDKEIDTEESSEKIKVQIAPKVEEEQDLKFQIGELANTLTSKFEFLGINRQSISNFHMLLLQTETRIADWREGALNGNYLKRKLQDAAEQLKQYEINATPKGWSCHWDRTSGSNYS, from the exons ATGAATATTGATTACGCATCGCGGCGTCCTGCGCCCGCCCCTCTCAGTTTCCGCCGCTGGCTGCTCGCGCTCGGGCTCGCGATGGGGAAGAAGTCCCGGGCGGTACCCGGCCGCAGGCCTATCCTGCAGCTCTCTCCGCCGGGCCCTCGCAGCAGCACGCCGGGCCGGGATCCCGATCCGGAACTCGACACCGAGCCGGATTCGACAGCGGCTGCGGCGCCCAGCCAGTCAGCCCCGGCGACGGTGGCAACGACGACGTCGCCCGCGGTGCCCGCCGCCGCGGCCACGGACGACTCGCCTTCGGAAG atgaaCAGGAAGTGGTGGTGGAGGTTCCCAAAGTCATTCCGAATCCTCCCAAAGCAGTCATGACCACCAGACCCACAGCCGTAAGAGCAACAG GCGGTCTATGTTTACTTGGTGCTTATGCTGACAGTGATGATGATGAGAGTGATGTTTCTGAAAAACCAGCACAATCCAAAGAGGCAAATGGAAACCAGTCAGCCGATATTGATAGTACACTGGCCAACTTCCTAGCG GAGATTGATGCCATAACAGCTCCTCAGCCTGCAGTTTCTGAGGAGGCTTCTGCTCCACCTCCAACTCCACCCCGACCGGAGCCAAAGGAAGCAGCCACATCTGCTCTTTCTTCCACTACATCAAATGGGACGGACTCAACCCAAACACCAGAATGGCAGTATGATACTCAGTGTTCACTTGCAGGAG tcgGAATTGAGATGGGAGATTGGCAAGAAGTCTGGGATGAGAACACGGGATGCTACTATTATTGGAACACACAAACAAATGAAGTGACTTGGGAGTTACCTCAATATCTTGCCACCCAGGTACAGGGATTGCAGCATTATCAGCCCAG ttctgtAACAGGTGCTGAAGCTAGTTTTGTGGCTAATACAGATACATATACAAAGGAGAAAACAATTCCTGTTTCCAGTAGTAAAAGTGGACCAGTCATAGCCAAACGAGAAGTTAAAAAG GAAGTAAATGAAGGTATTCAGGCTCTCTCAAACaatgaagaggagaggaaaggagtggCAGCATCACTGCTTGCTCCTTTATTGCCCGAGggaataaaagaggaagaagagagatggaGAAGAAAAGTAATTTGTAAAGAAGCAGAACCAGTTTCAGAGGTGAAAGAAGTAAGTATAGCAGCAGAAGAAGCAGTGAAGCCACCAGAAGTTATGTTGGATGGTATGGAAGATCCTTCTCAGGAGGACCTTTGCAGTGTTGTCCAATCTGGAGAaagtgaagaggaagaggaacaagATACCCTCGAGCtggagctagttttggaaaggaaaaaa GCAGAGTTGCGAGCCTTGGAGGAAGGAGATGGTAGTGTGTCAGGGTCTAGTCCACGTTCTGATACCAGTCAGCCAGCATCTCAGGACGGAATGCGCAGAATTATGTctaaaagaggaaaatggaagaTGTTTGTTCGAGCTACCAGTCCAGAATCCACCAGCCGGAGTTCTAGTAAAACTGGACAAGAAACTCCAGAAAATGGAGAAACTG CAGTTGGTGctgaaaattcagaaaagatAGATGAACATTCAGACAAAGAGATAGATACTGAAGAATCCTCAGAGAAGATAAAAGTACAGATAGCGCCAAAAGTAGAAGAAGAACAAGATTTGAAA TTTCAGATTGGAGAACTGGCAAATACCCTGACAAGTAAATTTGAATTCCTCGGCATTAATAGACAGTCCATCTCCAACTTTCACATGCTGCTCTTACAGACTGAG